The following proteins are encoded in a genomic region of Corticium candelabrum chromosome 19, ooCorCand1.1, whole genome shotgun sequence:
- the LOC134194690 gene encoding uncharacterized protein LOC134194690 — MSASLFVFVVGALLVTLATGSRWLVHSDNSGSCSSTNVEEYSSCVENLENALNSLAQSGSLQDNVTLVLARGNHRLTLPVVFTDVIGFSIVAKDDDKRHVIINATVDKTTTESVGRQTKITFHSSSRFHMSNVTVVMLSEGTVFNFTGCQNVKIVDCEFVNQFGVSSAILFANSLDVDIHACHFLFQVSTAFDGIGLEAIHLRKQNNEATILGFVIADHISAPLNNSVPMASTLALSVTNCKFVPKSKYEMEELAGYVHLGEYHISPLSQISLLQVIIAGLSARDINVVISDCYVSGLTIGEGVPTSFLIANKSSGNSILLRNNRIEDNRCISGCGILILFTNNTYNNTMIVSNTTFTNNIALVEGGAVFALLEDLAQVEIENVLLVDNCVFRANRADTFFGGGSSVMIYSNRDFSGSSVKGELRRESTVHFNDCTFIDNIAERAAVYTKDTDVTFTGNCTFVNNTGGAIYAFRSNVTFRGGHYVFTENKGLTNGGAISLHSWSYVAFNEVKSAYFIRNAAAVFGGAIWAEVTSSSAVFIEIQNQWSKVPTNFSCFIDVHPSVPFDYGGSNPDATIHFFNNTASFAGRDVFATTFRLCNGTVVAPTDLSVGNESYPVASSPNLLSFESASCKCSRQITSNISLIDYAAGQCSRSVMNATIERTVSTQLFTKMKTSLECWRKSLSFVVSGAFSSGNPYLYMPDSFLFKYLWVPFSTCIFDGSRGLGIDFTSSLLGNYPICLAPVQPSSIILNPAPGEKFNLTLNGWDEFLQPAATVATITVSQYYFSTSQNVLLRHAGTEYGRDDGFSFNPLQPINDLSLAGPVDASGTLYILWPSYLRGYFCTLSISFKLAPCHPGFNRPVANSDKQWTDDYIANSRTRPVSEASSNMTCSCAKKAGLICNNDGKTVEVKSDYWAGYIKDSANEIDTHQCVGHCATETLGLATSTWQFDIDNPDKHCTQFRTGVLCGECQANYSQVPAATVCQMCQDSWLAGLVGETFYILIGGILFIALSLKFRLLNSQYAEAWLFYVQTVLLTIRPEQEYFVLSTVAGSLVNVIGFCIHPHLMELDRLVALALPSLYLLFLVIVLYCVSYMRPFSKYIQRPELTNTFLLVIIITYSPLAIMACFSLSCRIAVGGDVRLFVDPTTVCFSDEHLPYAIISVILLVGFLIPLPGLLMYGLRTKEDSKRTGWYYRLSKLCASRYKENREWWIGVTLWRRLFLSTVAALLPFSLQTRQIIMFIAFLVVFSVSALVKPYKSRNANIYEFVLLANMCLLSAFSISELVDITEGEQIVLTEILIVVLIWPNISILVIALYKNWHNIKRLGNWLRKKCCCGCLTADTTATYSLQTVDRKRRKKVSPFVVLPDYEKRGSNFPGLRDPLLLDEGEAL, encoded by the exons ATGTCGGCATCATTGTTTGTGTTCGTTGTTGGCGCTTTACTAGTCACTCTTGCTACTGGGTCTCGTTGGCTTGTACACAGTGACAATAGCGGCTCTTGCTCGTCTACAAATGTGGAAGAATATTCAAGTTGTGTTGAGAATCTAGAGAATGCACTCAACTCTCTAGCGCAAAGTGGCTCTttgcaagacaacgtgacgCTAGTTCTCGCTAGAGGAAACCACAGACTAACATTACCAGTTGTCTTTACGGACGTCATCGGATTTAGTATAGTAGCAAAAGACGACGACAAGCGGCATGTGATTATCAACGCTACAGTAGACAAGACGACAACAGAAAGCGTCGGTCGACAGACAAAGATTACATTTCACTCGTCTAGTCGCTTTCATATGTCTAACGTGACTGTAGTGATGCTGTCTGAAGGTACCGTGTTCAACTTTACCGGATGTCAGAACGTGAAAATCGTCGATTGTGAATTTGTCAACCAATTTGGTGTGTCGTCTGCTATTCTGTTTGCAAACTCGCTCGACGTCGACATTCACGCTTGTCACTTTTTGTTTCAAGTGTCCACCGCATTTGATGGGATTGGGTTGGAAGCCATTCATTTGCGTAAGCAAAATAATGAAGCAACAATTTTGGGTTTCGTCATTGCAGACCATATCAGTGCACCGCTCAACAACTCTGTACCCATGGCAAGTACCCTAGCACTATCTGTCACAAACTGCAAATTTGTCCCAAAGTCAAAGTATGAAATGGAGGAGCTGGCTGGTTATGTACATCTTGGAGAATATCACATCTCCCCTCTGTCTCAGATTTCATTGCTTCAAGTGATTATCGCTGGTTTATCTGCAAGAGACATAAATGTTGTAATATCAGACTGCTATGTGAGTGGTCTGACGATTGGTGAGGGTGTGCCCACTTCCTTCTTGATTGCTAACAAATCAAGCGGGAACTCGATTTTGTTGAGAAACAACCGAATTGAAGACAATCGCTGTATTAGCGGCTGTGGCATTCTAATTCTGTTTACTAATAACACATACAATAACACTATGATCGTGTCCAATACAACTTTTACTAACAACATTGCTTTGGTCGAGGGAGGAGCAGTATTCGCTTTACTGGAAGATTTGGCGCAAGTTGAAATTGAAAACGTTCTCCTTGTGGACAACTGCGTGTTTCGTGCGAACAGAGCAGACACTTTCTTTGGAGGAGGATCTTCGGTCATGATCTATTCAAATCGAGATTTTAGTGGCTCGAGCGTCAAAGGCGAACTGAGGAGAGAAAGCACTGTTCACTTCAATGACTGCACGTTTATTGACAACATTGCTGAGCGTGCAGCTGTCTATACAAAAGACACAGACGTCACGTTTACTGGCAACTG CACTTTTGTGAACAACACAGGCGGTGCTATTTACGCATTTCGATCTAATGTAACCTTTCGTGGTGGACATTACGTTTTTACTGAAAATAAAGGGTTAACTAATGGTGGAGCGATATCTTTACATTCATGGAGTTACGTGGCTTTCAACGAG GTCAAGTCAGCCTATTTCATACGTAACGCTGCGGCTGTGTTTGGCGGTGCGATTTGGGCTGAAGTTACATCGTCATCGGCAGTTTTCATAGAAATTCAGAATCAGTGGTCCAAAGTCCCGACAAACTTTTCGTGTTTCATAGACGTGCATCCATCGGTGCCGTTTGACTACGGTGGCTCAAATCCTGATGCAACC ATTCATTTCTTCAACAACACGGCATCTTTTGCTGGtcgtgatgtgtttgcgacGACGTTTCGTTTGTGCAATGGCACCGTTGTTGCGCCAACAGATCTTTCTGTCGGCAACGAGAGCTATCCTGTGGCCAGCAGTCCGAATCTACTATCGTTCGAGTCAGCGTCGTGTAAATGCTCGAGACAAATTACATCAAACATTTCTCTTATCGATTACGCTGCTGGCCAGTGCAGTCGAAGTGTAATGAATGCCACCATTGAGAGGACGGT TTCTACTCAATTGTTTACCAAAATGAAAACGTCTCTAGAATGCTGGAGAAAAAGCCTTTCGTTTGTCGTTTCGGGAGCGTTTTCTTCTGGAAATCCTTATCTCTACATGCCCGACTCGTTTCTCTTTAAGTATTTGTGGGTGCCATTTAGTACGTGCATATTTGACGGCTCTCGGGGTTTAGGAATCGACTTCACTTCTTCTCTGCTGGGCAACTACCCGATTTGTTTAGCACCCGTACAACCTTCATCGATCATTCTCAATCCCGCACCTGGAGAGAAGTTTAATCTTACGTTGAACGGTTGGGACGAGTTTCTGCAACCTGCAGCCACAGTGGCGACTATTACA GTTTCGCAATATTATTTCTCTACTTCTCAAAACGTGTTGCTGCGACACGCGGGCACCGAATATGGCAGAGACGACGGGTTTTCTTTTAATCCGCTACAACCGATCAATGATTTGTCCCTTGCCGGTCCGGTCGATGCGTCGGGAACTTTGTACATTCTGTGGCCGTCTTATTTGAGGGGCTACTTCTGCACCTTGTCTATTTCGTTCAAACTGGCGCCATGTCACCCTGGATTCAATAGACCCGTCGCAAattcagacaaacaatgg ACCGACGATTACATTGCTAATTCTCGTACTCGTCCAGTTTCCGAGGCCAGTTCTAACATGACTTGCTCTTGTGCTAAAAAAGCTGGATTAATATGTAACAATGACGGCAAAACAGTGGAAGTGAAGTCTGATTACTGGGCGGGATACATCAAAGATAGTGCAAACGAAATAGATACACATCAGTGTGTTGGCCATTGTGCAACAGAAACGTTAGGATTGGCCACGTCTACTTGGCAATTTGATATTGATAATCCGGATAAGCACTGCACACAATTTCGAACGGGAGTTTTATGTGGAGAATGTCAAGCCAATTACTCGCAAGTTCCTGCCGCCACG GTTTGTCAGATGTGTCAAGACAGCTGGCTTGCGGGTTTAGTCGGGGAAACGTTCTACATTTTGATTGGCGGCATCTTATTTATTGCTTTGAGTTTGAAGTTTCGACTACTTAACAGCCAATACGCAGAAGCGTGGCTCTTTTACGTTCAG ACTGTTCTATTAACGATCCGACCAGAACAGGAATATTTTGTGCTTTCTACAGTAGCAGGCTCGCTCGTAAACGTGATCGGATTTTGCATTCATCCTCATCTCATGGAACTTGATCGGCTGGTTGCCCTTGCTCTTCCGTCTTTGTATCTTCTTTTTCTCGTCATTGTTCTCTACTGTGTTAGCTACATGCGTCCCTTTTCTAAGTACATCCAACGTCCTGAATTGACGAACACGTTTCTACTCGTTATCATTATTACTTATAGTCCCCTTGCTATAATGGCCTGCTTCTCACTTAGCTGCAGAATTGCTGTCGGAGGAGATGTGCGATTGTTTGTAGATCCGACGACCGTTTGCTTTAGTGATGAACATCTTCCTTACGCTATCATTTCTGTCATCTTATTAGTTGGATTTCTTATTCCTTTGCCGGGATTGTTGATGTATGGACTGCGGACGAAAGAAGATTCGAAGCGAACCGGATGGTATTATCGATTATCCAAGCTTTGCGCAAGTCGCTACAAAGAGAATAGAGAATGGTGGATAGGAGTCACTTTGTGGAGACGTCTGTTTCTTAGTACCGTAGCTGCTCTGCTTCCGTTTTCTTTGCAAACGCGTCAGATCATTATGTTTATTGCTTTCCTagttgtgttttctgtgtctgcTTTGGTGAAACCTTACAAATCCAGAAATGCGAACATATATGAGTTTGTCCTGCTTGCCAACATGTGCCTTTTGTCTGCATTCAGTATCAGTGAACTGGTCGACATTACAGAAGGAGAACAGATCGTCTTGACCGAAATACTGATTGTTGTTCTCATATGGCCAAACATCAGCATTTTGGTCATCGCTCTCTACAAGAACTGGCATAACATAAAGCGTCTGGGCAATTGGTTAAGGAAAAAATGTTGCTGTGGATGTTTAACCGCCGATACAACTGCTACGTACTCTCTACAGACCGTAGACAGGAAACGCCGCAAAAAGGTTTCGCCGTTCGTTGTCTTGCCTGATTATGAGAAAAGGGGAAGCAATTTTCCAGGGTTGAGAGACCCTCTACTGCTTGACGAAGGAGAAGCGCTTTGA
- the LOC134195079 gene encoding uncharacterized protein LOC134195079: MAVAVTFDHFDQRTPYHLTTISTVRLLDCSFRLFLSAAPSFTSVFGASNSSERAAAIKLTFSGKETLQMVVSFQRCSFDDVEMKTSTTINIQFSDGASNNRVEIQNCHFTNCTAKFGAASLINFNTNAVNNTVHFSHTRFRSLTAILQGGAAVVRFIDAHENFVFFMNCTFSHVAAHDLLGIGALLAAYSNVRTSVATLFDSSSSHQIVIGNANVHNNIAADGVIYGKSISLLLTGRSEFCCSSNSFLSLYGSRLTMTGNQSFTSNRAHEGGAITLYDNSILDFSQIDRLVLFNNSALASGGGIYSDPDSGQPFVEWINRRIGVAEQERCFVNIKHISIDFRNNFKFLSNTSKIQFYGNTANSNGIDISAASFTRCYHLFSSCSVLSTILREQLVPADNRLQYAFNLVNAYPQSAEQENCTTVKQSLFTTPVHAQVASNINWLFFEAASCSCFKQIVDQKQLGFYWLFKQVCNATKIADYSLSRFPISNASVPIKRALNPLRVTYQFPFPPEEMFYVPWAHSWLSQFLDKARDQEVSNTVLLTSHVTLTPSPGETFQLNLRAFDQFLRAVNDSVAFLSLTPPHEKLQVSPSMALLRQGHNTYKRSSSIIFIINEPIIDISLLGLVNGTGTLWISATSIFSDNPIILSIAFRLSPCHLGFTAKNVDIDTAHAYIVEYDNPSIDFDESLLSCQCIDSNAISACSQSKKTVLIKERTWAGDLNANLDYFTQSNPHNGTLDELLAPEFNKRFGWGSCVLNFCKEEVVQGNWLLNDIDPCAGQRAGRLCGTCQPGLTITPFDLQCQDCTGSTGKAGIFFVVFLIVAGSFLLLAISIFTDISKSTTYDTLLFVAQVNPYLLPVGTTSSYIVSKLTYLYVARICFTDTFPTAAYLGFQILVPMFLLLLLLVLVVTNLRPIRRLLTLPRALKAVVFILSITYFNFTVAGMEFLRANRLFAEDNIGGGLVVFINGSSAYTGSGHIGFIPLGLLIIIAAAVLPVLAVAYQNHPRIKPLSDIYTSFYDDQHRWWVTVNLWRRFALALLAVGISMAPLRNIHFVRQNTLLASVLVLTVMHLIFQPFRTKFANTFETVILFNMCLLSGMSIATSGLISYNLFLVVAFWPFFAGLIILLYNHKHRIADVFLRVLKMCKGRNHSSKNVDETNVEQEKEMDSVTNSEHAVATTTTQ, encoded by the exons ATGGCTGTTGCGGTCACTTTCGATCATTTCGATCAACGTACCCCATATCATCTAACGACGATCTCCACGGTGAGGCTACTCGACTGTTCTTTTCGCCTATTCCTGTCAGCAGCGCCCTCGTTTACATCTGTGTTCGGAGCTAGCAACTCCAGTGAACGAGCTGCAGCCATCAAATTGACGTTTTCGGGAAAAGAGACGTTACAGATGGTTGTATCTTTTCAACGCTGCTCATTTGATGACGTAGAAATGAAAACGAGCACGACAATAAACATACAGTTCTCTGATGGTGCGTCGAACAACAGAGTAGAAATACAAAATTGTCACTTCACAAACTGTACCGCCAAGTTTGGCGCCGCATCTTTGATCAATTTCAATACGAATGCAGTCAACAATACAGTGCATTTCTCTCATACTAGATTTCGTTCTCTCACTGCCATTCTACAAGGAGGAGCCGCAGTTGTGCGATTCATAGACGCACACGAAAACTTTGTCTTTTTCATGAATTGTACGTTCTCGCATGTAGCAGCGCATGATCTACTTGGAATCGGTGCTCTGCTGGCCGCTTACTCTAACGTTCGCACCAGTGTCGCAACTCTCTTTGATTCCAGCAGTTCGCATCAGATTGTAATAGGAAACGCAAACGTTCACAACAACATTGCAGCCGATGGCGTTATTTACGGCAAAAGTATTTCCTTGTTACTAACCGGTCGAAG TGAGTTCTGCTGCAGTTCTAACAGTTTTCTCAGTTTGTATGGTTCACGCCTCACCATGACTGGAAATCAATCATTCACATCGAACCGAGCACATGAAGGAGGAGCCATCACTCTGTACGACAACAGCATCCTAGACTTTTCACAG ATCGATCGTCTTGTCTTGTTCAACAATTCAGCTCTCGCATCTGGAGGTGGCATATATTCTGATCCAGACAGCGGTCAACCGTTTGTAGAATGGATCAACAGACGAATCGGAGTTGCAGAGCAAGAACGCTGCTTTGTAAACATCAAACACATAAGCATTGATTTTAGAAACAATTTCAAGTTTCTTTCAAACACTTCAAAG ATCCAGTTTTATGGTAACACGGCAAATTCCAACGGTATAGACATTAGTGCTGCTTCGTTCACTCGATGTTACCATCTCTTTTCTTCCTGCTCTGTTCTCTCCACCATTTTGCGGGAGCAGCTTGTGCCTGCAGATAATCGTCTGCAGTATGCGTTCAATCTTGTAAATGCTTATCCACAGTCAGCAGAACAAGAAAACTGTACTACAGTCAAGCAGTCTCTCTTTACCACTCCGGTTCATGCTCAAGTTGCAAGTAATATCAATTGGTTGTTCTTTGAGGCAGCGTCTTGTTCATGCTTCAAGCAAATCGTCGATCAAAAACAGCTAGGTTTCTACTGGCTCTTCAAACAAGTCTGCAATGCTACAAAAATTGCCGATTATTCCTTGTCTAG ATTCCCTATTTCCAACGCGTCTGTTCCTATCAAACGAGCACTGAATCCACTTCGAGTAACCTACCAGTTTCCATTTCCTCCAGAAGAAATGTTTTACGTTCCGTGGGCACATTCTTGGTTATCACAATTTCTAGACAAAGCGAGAGACCAAGAAGTTTCAAACACGGTGCTACTGACAAGTCATGTCACCTTAACACCGTCACCTGGAGAAACTTTCCAGCTCAATCTGCGCGCTTTTGATCAATTCTTGCGCGCAGTCAACGATAGCGTGGCCTTTTTGTCG CTGACTCCTCCACATGAAAAGCTGCAAGTGTCTCCCTCTATGGCACTACTTCGTCAAGGACACAATACTTACAAGCGCTCGAGTTCCATTATATTTATCATTAACGAGCCAATCATCGATATCTCATTGCTTGGCCTCGTGAATGGAACTGGGACGCTGTGGATTTCTGCCACATCCATATTTTCAGATAATCCAATTATTCTTTCCATTGCATTCCGTCTTTCTCCGTGCCATCTCGGCTTCACAGCTAAAAATGTTGACATCGACACA GCTCATGCCTACATAGTAGAATATGATAACCCATCGATTGATTTTGATGAATCATTACTGTCATGCCAGTGTATAGACAGTAACGCTATTTCTGCCTGTTCTCAATCCAAAAAGACTGTTCTAATCAAGGAGAGAACTTGGGCAGGAGATCTCAATGCAAACCTGGACTACTTCACTCAGTCCAATCCTCACAACGGTACATTGGATGAATTGTTAGCACCTGAATTCAACAAACGTTTTGGCTGGGGAAGTTGTGTGCTCAATTTCTGTAAAGAGGAAGTTGTACAAGGCAACTGGTTGCTAAACGACATTGATCCTTGTGCTGGACAAAGAGCAGGACGTCTTTGCGGAACATGTCAGCCAGGACTCACAATCACACCGTTTGATCTG CAATGTCAAGACTGTACAGGATCGACAGGCAAGGCTGGAATATTCTTTGTTGTATTCCTAATTGTGGCTGGCAGCTTCCTACTATTGGCTATCTCCATATTCACTGATATTAGCAAGTCTACTACATACGATACACTGCTCTTTGTAGCTCAA GTAAATCCGTACTTACTACCTGTTGGTACAACCTCGTCCTATATTGTCAGCAAGCTAACTTACCTGTACGTGGCACGGATTTGCTTTACAGACACGTTTCCAACAGCAGCTTATCTTGGATTCCAAATTCTAGTTCCAATGttccttcttcttcttctgcttgtcCTCGTCGTCACCAATCTCCGTCCAATTCGTCGCCTACTGACTTTGCCTCGTGCTCTCAAAGCAGTTGTTTTCATTCTTTCCATCACATACTTCAATTTTACAGTTGCAGGAATGGAGTTTCTCAGAGCCAATCGGCTCTTTGCAGAAGACAATATAGGCGGTGGTCTAGTCGTTTTCATCAACGGTAGTTCCGCTTACACGGGCAGTGGTCATATAGGGTTCATTCCCCTTGGATTGCTCATTATCATTGCTGCAGCAGTACTGCCTGTGTTAGCCGTTGCCTATCAGAATCATCCTCGAATAAAGCCACTCTCTGATATTTACACAAGTTTTTATGATGATCAACATCGCTGGTGGGTTACAGTCAACCTGTGGAGACGATTTGCTCTAGCTTTACTTGCTGTGGGCATCTCCATGGCTCCACTACGTAACATACACTTTGTCCGCCAGAACACTCTCTTAGCCAGCGTCCTCGTCCTTACTGTCATGCACTTAATATTCCAGCCATTTCGCACAAAGTTTGCCAATACATTTGAGACAGTGATACTATTCAACATGTGTCTTCTTTCTGGAATGAGTATTGCCACATCAGGTCTCATCTCTTATAACTTGTTCTTGGTGGTGGCATTCTGGCCCTTCTTTGCAGGACTGATAATACTTCTTTACAACCATAAACACAGAATAGCAGACGTGTTTCTAAGAGTGTTAAAGATGTGCAAAGGACGCAATCACTCAAGCAAAAATGTGGATGAAACGAATGTTGAACAGGAGAAGGAAATGGATTCAGTTACGAACAGTGAACATGCAGTAGCCACTACAACAACTCAGTAG